The Mytilus trossulus isolate FHL-02 chromosome 3, PNRI_Mtr1.1.1.hap1, whole genome shotgun sequence genome contains a region encoding:
- the LOC134711911 gene encoding G protein-coupled receptor 137Ba-like isoform X2 yields the protein MVQVKVVFKARARYEPSRYKKPLQIGVCLSVVIFLATNITSAIVVKNQAQTKHSVPIEYLIIRVSINDTLFLIAAILLSFCIYKMSKMSATSVVLEAKGTSLCQALATSIITILLFTSRVVYNFLVICPHVQDKLPSFGYGWVNVSDQADIHELDKGYAYVSFGIVLFVWEFLPTFIIVIFFRVRKPPTSTIQSISDASTYSQGSRAYFFDNPRRYDSEDDLSRNDLLRGSYEYSYAQSINSETRHTPRQTPRVTPKGTPYGTPRMYGGINASSGNTPNTHYGSYQNYN from the exons ATGGTTCAAGTAAAG GTTGTTTTTAAAGCAAGAGCAAGATATGAACCAAGCAGATACAA aaaaccATTACAGATTGGAGTGTGCCTTTCTGTTGTTATATTTCTAGCTACAAACATTACTTCTGCAATAGTTGTTAAAAATCAAGCCCAAACGAAACATTCCGTGCCAATTGAGTACCTGATTATTCGGGTATCTATAAATGACACCTTATTTCTGATAGCTGCTATATTGTTGTCTTTCTGTATTTACAAGATGAGTAAAATGTCTGCCACCAGTGTTGTTTTAGAAGCCAAG ggAACAAGTTTATGCCAAGCTCTTGCTACTAGCATAATTACGATTTTATTGTTCACATCACGTGTTGTGTACAACTTTCTTGTAATTTGTCCACATGTTCAAGATAAACTACCTTCATTTGGATATGGATGGGTTAATGTTTCAGATCAG GCAGATATTCATGAATTAGATAAAGGATATGCCTATGTTTCTTTTGGAATAGTTTTATTTGTGTGGGAATTTCTGCcaacatttattattgtgatattCTTTAGAGTGAGAAAACCACCAACATCTACTATT cAATCTATAAGTGATGCTTCCACATATAGCCAAGGTAGTAGGGCTTATTTCTTTGACAACCCAAGGCGATATGACAGTGAGGATGACTTATCAAGAAATGATCTTCTCAGAGGAAG CTATGAATACAGTTATGCACAGTCAATAAACAGCGAAACTAGGCACACACCCAGACAGACACCTAGAGTAACACCTAAAGGTACTCCATATGGAACTCCAAGGATGTATGGAGGGATAAATGCTAGCAGTGGAAATACACCAAATACACATTATGGAAGTTACCAAAACTATAATTAG